Within the Taeniopygia guttata chromosome 1, bTaeGut7.mat, whole genome shotgun sequence genome, the region AGGAGAGCAGGACAGTTAGGAAATAAAGGCTGGAACTGTGTGGGTGTGACTGATCTTAAAAACCATCATAGGCAGAAGAGCCACATGGCTTTAGTGGCTCTGAGCACTGATGGAAGCTGCCCTCCTGCTTCTGAAAAAATTCAGTTATCTAATTCATAGGTTTCATTTAATACAAATAGTGTTTAAAAAGGCTACctgcaaactaaaaaaattatttcttctgtagGGCTTTGTGCTCAGTTTTGTTTGCTGACCTTTCTATAATACTTGTGTGCTTCTCTAGAAGGGGATTTGTGCACTATCCCAGAAGAAACAGGAGCCTGCTCTACCATCAGTTAAGGATTACAGTCTCTCAGAGTTGTTGTCCCAGTTGGATTCCGGGATTTCACAGACTATGGAAGGCCCTGAGGATCTCAGCCGCAGCTCTTCTGAGTCCAAACTTGCCTCCAGTGACAAGCGGCTTTCAGGAGTTTCATCTGTAGATTCAGCTTTTTCATCCAGAGgatccctttccctttcctttgaACGGGAGAGTTCAGGTACTGGTCAAGTTTTCCTTTGTAGTTGTTTGGATTGGGGCATGGGAGTCAATGGGTTGGAGAGCAGAATAACATTCTGGAAATTACTGTTAgcctttctttctcttgctgTCAGCACTACAAATTTGTTTACTGGAGGTagttatttaaaaggaaaaaacaaaaacaaacaaaatgtggTTCTTGAACATGATCTAATGAGAAATAATAAATCTCATTTACTTTTGTAAAGGAGTAGACTCCTATTAAAGCAATTACAGAATCAGTCATGTAGAGGTTGGTTGGCAGGGAGGTCACTACTAGTCCAGCATCCCACTTGATGTGGGATTAAAGCCGCTGACCAGTCAGGTCAGCTGAGACTGTGGCTTTTTCAGTTACACTAAGCCTAAACCTCAGCACCTTGGTTTTTGAGAGGACTCAAGCCACCTtctcagcagcccctggggccaTTGAAATAAAGACCCCCTCACTTTTCATTCCAGAGCTGCAAACCTCAGACAACTATTTTCTAGTTAGGTAAACAATGGTTAGTGCAGGGAGATCAACCACAACATCCTTTGGTCTTCATACCACAACAAAGAGAGTTAGTGGGGGCTCAAATCTGACCTGAAAATGTTCTGGGACTCCTGTGGAGCAAGAGGGATGcctgctctgcaggcagctcagTGTTGAAACCATGGGCAGGTAAAGTTTGATGGGTATCAGAATTGTGATGCTGTGTTTTCCACAGAATCTtggaacagtttgggttggaatggacctttaatgagcagggacatctttaacTAGATCAAACTGAATGTGTTCAGGGAGGTGGCATCCACCACCgttctgggcaacctgttccagtgtttcaccaccctcatggtaaaaattttcttccttgtatCCATTTAGATATTGGTACTACAGACATACAGAAGAGGAAACTAACGGAGGCAATTTTATCTGGAGATACCAGCAAGCTGATGAAGATCCTCCAGCCTCAAGATGTTGATATTGTTTTAGACGGGAACTCCAGTCTTCTGCACTTGGCTGTTGAAGCAGGTCAAGAAGAATGTGTCAAATGGCTCCTGCTGTACAACGCTAACCCTAACCTCACCAACAAGAAAGGGTCCACCCCTCTTCACATAGCCATCgagaagaaatttaaaagcatCGTGGAACTGATTATGGCAAGGAAAATCAACGTCAATGCCAAAGATGAGGACCAGTGGACCGCTCTTCACTTTGCTGCCCAAAACGGGGATGATTTCAGCACCAAAATGCTGCTGGATAAGAACGCGTCCTTAAACGAGGTGGATTTTGAGGGCAGGGCCCCCATCCACATAGCCTGCCAGTACGGCCAGGAGAACATCGTGCGCATCCTGCTGAGAAGAGGCGTCAACGTGAACATCAAGGGGAAGGACGACTGGGTGCCCCTTCACTACGCCGCCTGGCAGGGCCACCTCCCCATCGTGAAGCTGCTGGCCAAGCAGCGCGGCGCCGACGTCAACGTGCAGACCGCGGACGGAAGGACCTCGCTCCACCTGGCCGCCCAGCGCGGTCACTACCGCGTCGCCCGCCTCCTCATCGACCTGGAGTCGGACGTCAACGTCCGCAACGGGCTGCTGCAGACTGCCCTGCACATTGCCGCCGAAACCGGCCacaccagcacctccaggctgctcctcaAGCACGGGGCAGACATCGAGGCCGCCACGGCAGAAGGATACACGGCCCTGCACTTGGCGTCCCGCAGCGGCCACCTAGCCACGACAAAGCTGCTGATGGATGAAAGGGCCAGCGTTCTAGCCAGAGGCCCTTTAAATAGGACAGCGCTGCACCTCGCTGCGGAAAACGGGCACTCTGAAGTAGTGGAAGAACTTGTCAGTGCAGAAAATATCGATATTTCTGACAGCGAGGGGTTCACGGCTCTTCACCTGGCTGCGCGAGGGGGCCACGCGAAAGCAGTGGAGGTTCTCCTGAAGCATGGGGCCCACACTGACATGCCCAGACCCAAGTGTCAGACCCTGCTCCCAGCcgcccagcagagcaggaataACTCACTTATGGTGTTAAGTGACACTTAAGCAAAAGGTGCAGAGTGGTGCTTTTTAACCTGGTGTGAGgaggctgctggagcccagggcCTTCTCCAGCTGCGCAGGGATGTGCTCACCAGCGGTGGCAGCTGATGGACTGAGGTGTTTGAGTGTGCCTGAGGCCAGCTGCAAGGCCAAGAGCTGGAGTCTGCCGTGGTCTGTGTCACTCATTCCgtgcctgcccaccctgcctggATCGGGACATTTCCC harbors:
- the RIPK4 gene encoding receptor-interacting serine/threonine-protein kinase 4 isoform X1 — its product is MARDGGSPWAMGLLKTFEESEFSSWEKIGSGGFGQVYKVRHLHWKTWLAIKCSPSLHVDEKERMELLEEARKMEMAKFRYILPVYGICREPVGLVMEYMETGSLEKLLASEPLPWELRFRIIHETAVGMNFLHCMSPPLLHLDLKPANILLDAHYHVKISDFGLAKCNGLSHSHDISMDGLCGTIAYLPPERIKEKNRCFDTKHDVYSFSIVVWGVLTQKKPFAEENNILHIMVKVVKGHRPELPAVSKSRPHSCNNLIKLMQKCWQDDPGERPTFQEITSETEALCEKPEDETKEMLTQDLDTKNAPEQQPEKGICALSQKKQEPALPSVKDYSLSELLSQLDSGISQTMEGPEDLSRSSSESKLASSDKRLSGVSSVDSAFSSRGSLSLSFERESSDIGTTDIQKRKLTEAILSGDTSKLMKILQPQDVDIVLDGNSSLLHLAVEAGQEECVKWLLLYNANPNLTNKKGSTPLHIAIEKKFKSIVELIMARKINVNAKDEDQWTALHFAAQNGDDFSTKMLLDKNASLNEVDFEGRAPIHIACQYGQENIVRILLRRGVNVNIKGKDDWVPLHYAAWQGHLPIVKLLAKQRGADVNVQTADGRTSLHLAAQRGHYRVARLLIDLESDVNVRNGLLQTALHIAAETGHTSTSRLLLKHGADIEAATAEGYTALHLASRSGHLATTKLLMDERASVLARGPLNRTALHLAAENGHSEVVEELVSAENIDISDSEGFTALHLAARGGHAKAVEVLLKHGAHTDMPRPKCQTLLPAAQQSRNNSLMVLSDT
- the RIPK4 gene encoding receptor-interacting serine/threonine-protein kinase 4 isoform X2, producing MHICLTLEIKVEVCPFYKLAVTCCAHFSCAPCVTAPTCCISWLPKRVPSISDFGLAKCNGLSHSHDISMDGLCGTIAYLPPERIKEKNRCFDTKHDVYSFSIVVWGVLTQKKPFAEENNILHIMVKVVKGHRPELPAVSKSRPHSCNNLIKLMQKCWQDDPGERPTFQEITSETEALCEKPEDETKEMLTQDLDTKNAPEQQPEKGICALSQKKQEPALPSVKDYSLSELLSQLDSGISQTMEGPEDLSRSSSESKLASSDKRLSGVSSVDSAFSSRGSLSLSFERESSDIGTTDIQKRKLTEAILSGDTSKLMKILQPQDVDIVLDGNSSLLHLAVEAGQEECVKWLLLYNANPNLTNKKGSTPLHIAIEKKFKSIVELIMARKINVNAKDEDQWTALHFAAQNGDDFSTKMLLDKNASLNEVDFEGRAPIHIACQYGQENIVRILLRRGVNVNIKGKDDWVPLHYAAWQGHLPIVKLLAKQRGADVNVQTADGRTSLHLAAQRGHYRVARLLIDLESDVNVRNGLLQTALHIAAETGHTSTSRLLLKHGADIEAATAEGYTALHLASRSGHLATTKLLMDERASVLARGPLNRTALHLAAENGHSEVVEELVSAENIDISDSEGFTALHLAARGGHAKAVEVLLKHGAHTDMPRPKCQTLLPAAQQSRNNSLMVLSDT